The Pyrobaculum sp. 3827-6 genome has a segment encoding these proteins:
- a CDS encoding phosphoribosyltransferase, translated as MPKIPVKVVTFDEIVEWSRQLAAKIRESGWQPDVIVAIARGGFVPARLLCDWLGVSDLVSIQVVHWPSAAQVAEKAYVKYPVSADLRGKKVLIVDDIVDTGDSVELAKRSVEECCRPAEVRTAALQVITSVAKIIPDYYAVEVREWVWFAYQWNAVEDAAGFIMKIVKETGRAEWCLDELIQAHMEWYGGEYVEKRFGYILYALDMLSKRGLVKVGRCRYA; from the coding sequence GTGCCTAAGATACCTGTAAAGGTGGTGACTTTCGACGAGATTGTGGAGTGGAGTAGGCAGCTGGCGGCTAAGATTAGGGAGAGCGGGTGGCAGCCCGACGTGATTGTGGCCATCGCCAGGGGGGGCTTCGTCCCGGCGAGGCTTCTCTGCGACTGGCTGGGGGTTAGCGACTTGGTGAGTATTCAGGTGGTGCACTGGCCCTCGGCGGCGCAGGTGGCGGAGAAGGCGTATGTGAAGTACCCGGTCTCGGCGGATCTGCGGGGTAAGAAGGTGCTCATCGTAGACGACATAGTTGACACGGGGGACAGCGTAGAGCTCGCGAAGAGGAGCGTGGAGGAGTGCTGCAGGCCGGCCGAGGTGAGGACCGCGGCTCTGCAGGTTATTACAAGCGTCGCCAAGATAATCCCCGACTACTACGCCGTCGAGGTCAGGGAGTGGGTGTGGTTCGCCTACCAGTGGAACGCGGTGGAGGACGCCGCCGGCTTCATTATGAAGATTGTGAAGGAGACTGGGAGGGCTGAGTGGTGCCTCGACGAGTTGATACAGGCGCATATGGAGTGGTACGGTGGGGAGTATGTAGAGAAGAGGTTTGGCTATATACTCTACGCCCTGGATATGTTGAGCAAGAGGGGCCTGGTCAAGGTGGGCCGGTGCCGCTACGCCTGA
- a CDS encoding molybdopterin molybdotransferase MoeA, whose product MRYLSGLNPVARVAEILPQIKRVTDVEKVAAWDAAGRVAARDVVAPHDYPPKPRAAYDGYAVSSEATPGRFRVVGTVLVGQYRGDLAVGSGEAVYITVGAFLPDGADAVVPEEAVERDGEYVVVKARYEKYANADPPGSYVRRGTVMLSQGTVVTPFDVVGLLDVGITTIYAYRKVKVGIVATGDELIVPPIDPDTAAELVMKGKVIESTASLVAWYIQTYMPYVEVREKVVASDRHEEVRAVVDRFLAEYDAVIITGGAGPSEIDHFYKLGFGGLRGFRMKPGKPTSVAVVGGKPVFGLSGYPISALHGVIRIVEPVLRHMANVTRPPGLGWIYAAVTQDVQGEMAQVVRVKIEPGEGGLYAKPIKVKHHSFTEPEAGGIALIPPGGVKKGDVVPVLLYRDLRRSGTGPP is encoded by the coding sequence ATGAGGTACTTATCTGGGCTCAACCCTGTGGCGAGGGTGGCGGAAATCCTCCCACAAATCAAGAGAGTTACAGATGTTGAGAAAGTCGCCGCCTGGGACGCGGCGGGGAGAGTGGCCGCGAGAGATGTCGTAGCCCCCCACGACTACCCCCCAAAGCCCCGGGCCGCCTACGACGGCTACGCCGTGAGTTCCGAGGCCACCCCGGGCAGGTTTAGAGTGGTCGGCACCGTGCTGGTGGGCCAGTACAGAGGAGATCTGGCTGTTGGAAGCGGGGAGGCTGTCTACATCACCGTGGGGGCCTTTCTTCCAGACGGCGCAGACGCCGTGGTGCCGGAGGAGGCCGTGGAGCGAGACGGCGAGTACGTGGTGGTCAAGGCGAGGTATGAAAAATACGCAAATGCAGACCCCCCTGGGTCTTACGTCCGCAGAGGGACCGTCATGCTCAGCCAAGGCACGGTGGTGACGCCCTTCGACGTCGTCGGTCTGCTCGACGTCGGCATAACCACGATATACGCCTACAGAAAGGTGAAGGTGGGCATAGTGGCGACGGGGGATGAGCTCATCGTCCCGCCCATCGACCCAGACACCGCCGCGGAGCTGGTGATGAAGGGGAAAGTCATTGAGTCCACGGCCTCCCTAGTCGCGTGGTACATCCAGACCTACATGCCGTATGTAGAGGTGAGGGAGAAGGTGGTGGCCAGCGACAGGCACGAAGAGGTGAGGGCCGTCGTGGACAGGTTCCTAGCCGAGTACGACGCGGTGATAATAACGGGGGGCGCCGGCCCCAGCGAGATAGACCACTTCTACAAGCTGGGCTTCGGCGGGCTGAGGGGCTTCCGGATGAAGCCCGGCAAGCCCACAAGCGTGGCCGTCGTCGGCGGCAAGCCCGTCTTCGGCCTCTCCGGCTACCCAATCAGCGCCCTACACGGCGTGATTAGAATAGTAGAGCCAGTCCTCCGCCACATGGCCAACGTGACGCGGCCCCCAGGACTGGGCTGGATATACGCCGCCGTCACCCAAGACGTCCAGGGGGAGATGGCCCAGGTGGTGAGGGTGAAGATAGAGCCGGGCGAGGGGGGGCTCTACGCCAAGCCGATAAAGGTGAAGCACCACTCCTTCACCGAGCCGGAGGCCGGGGGCATTGCACTAATCCCGCCGGGCGGGGTGAAGAAGGGCGACGTGGTGCCGGTCCTCCTCTACCGCGACCTCAGGCGTAGCGGCACCGGCCCACCTTGA
- a CDS encoding geranylgeranylglyceryl/heptaprenylglyceryl phosphate synthase, whose protein sequence is MNLYEYLLEGVKHFTLIDPDKSVDYLKIARHALEAGTDGILVGGSLGIKEEQITRVVRDIKTVANVPVVLFPGSLTQLTDAADGVLFLSVLNSLDPYFIVGAQVQAAVLIAKHYPGLEVISTAYVIVGDGGAAGFVSMSKPIPYTRPDIAAAYALAANYIGFKAVYLEAGSGAPQPVPPEMVRAARRAFPRVLIVGGGIRSGEAARAIARERPNVVVTGTLAEEAPEKLGDIVKAVKRP, encoded by the coding sequence ATGAATCTCTATGAGTACTTACTAGAGGGGGTCAAGCATTTTACGTTGATTGACCCCGACAAGTCCGTCGACTATCTGAAGATCGCGAGGCACGCCCTGGAGGCGGGGACCGACGGGATACTTGTCGGCGGCTCGCTGGGGATTAAAGAGGAGCAGATAACCCGGGTGGTTAGGGACATCAAGACTGTTGCGAACGTGCCCGTTGTGCTGTTTCCAGGCTCTTTGACGCAGCTCACCGACGCGGCCGACGGGGTGCTGTTCCTAAGCGTATTGAACTCTCTCGACCCCTACTTCATCGTGGGGGCCCAGGTGCAGGCGGCGGTGTTGATAGCCAAGCACTACCCCGGGCTTGAGGTCATCTCCACGGCGTATGTAATTGTGGGGGACGGCGGCGCGGCTGGCTTCGTCTCTATGAGCAAGCCGATTCCCTACACGAGGCCTGACATCGCCGCGGCGTATGCCCTGGCCGCGAACTACATCGGCTTTAAGGCTGTGTACCTCGAGGCTGGCAGCGGGGCGCCTCAGCCGGTGCCCCCCGAGATGGTGCGAGCCGCCAGGAGGGCCTTCCCGCGGGTTTTAATCGTGGGCGGGGGGATTAGGAGCGGCGAGGCGGCGAGGGCCATTGCCAGGGAGAGGCCGAACGTGGTGGTCACGGGGACCTTGGCGGAGGAGGCTCCCGAAAAGCTGGGCGATATAGTGAAGGCGGTTAAGAGGCCCTAG
- a CDS encoding 50S ribosomal protein L39e, whose translation MARNKALGRKLRLAAALNSNRNPPVWVVAKTKRKVTRSPAKRHWRRTKLKA comes from the coding sequence ATGGCTAGGAACAAGGCCCTCGGCAGGAAGCTGAGGCTCGCCGCCGCGTTGAACTCCAACAGAAATCCGCCGGTGTGGGTCGTGGCGAAGACCAAGAGGAAAGTTACAAGATCCCCCGCCAAGAGGCACTGGAGGAGGACGAAGCTAAAGGCCTAG
- a CDS encoding DNA-binding protein — MEGEGIVDREIEEIRRRKLEELQKKAELERQAQIAAAQRRAALKQILTPEALARLDNIKVVRPELAEALEQQLISLAASGRVKVPIDDATLKKILESIYSQTRREYRFKL; from the coding sequence ATGGAGGGGGAAGGTATTGTGGACAGGGAGATTGAGGAGATCCGCCGGCGGAAGTTGGAGGAGCTCCAGAAAAAGGCAGAGCTGGAGCGGCAGGCGCAGATAGCGGCTGCGCAGAGGCGGGCCGCGTTGAAGCAGATCTTGACGCCGGAGGCCTTGGCGAGGCTTGACAACATCAAGGTGGTGAGGCCAGAGCTGGCGGAGGCCCTCGAGCAACAGCTCATAAGCCTAGCCGCGTCGGGTAGGGTGAAGGTGCCCATAGACGACGCCACTTTGAAAAAGATCTTGGAGAGCATATACAGCCAGACCCGGAGGGAGTACCGCTTCAAGCTTTAG
- a CDS encoding 30S ribosomal protein S19e translates to MPSVKDVPADQLISELARYIKENVPQVKPPVWAPFVKTGANKERPPMSADWWYVRAASLMRKLYIHGPVGVGSLRTAYGYRAKIGDKTRPERARKAGGAVIRKILQQLEQAGLVAKTKKGRVLTPEGRSLVDRLVTKIAKDLVKARPELAKYVAPPRE, encoded by the coding sequence ATGCCCTCCGTCAAGGACGTGCCAGCGGATCAGTTGATAAGTGAATTAGCCAGGTACATAAAGGAAAACGTGCCGCAGGTGAAGCCGCCGGTTTGGGCGCCTTTCGTCAAGACCGGCGCCAACAAGGAGAGGCCTCCCATGTCCGCCGACTGGTGGTACGTAAGAGCCGCCTCCCTCATGAGGAAGCTGTACATACACGGGCCCGTGGGGGTGGGCAGTTTGAGGACGGCGTATGGCTACAGGGCGAAAATCGGCGACAAGACCAGGCCGGAGAGGGCCAGGAAGGCAGGCGGCGCCGTGATTAGAAAGATACTACAGCAACTGGAGCAGGCGGGCCTCGTGGCGAAGACTAAGAAGGGGAGGGTCTTGACGCCGGAGGGCCGCTCTCTGGTTGACAGGCTAGTCACTAAGATAGCTAAGGATCTGGTGAAGGCTAGGCCGGAGCTCGCCAAGTACGTAGCGCCGCCCAGGGAGTAA
- a CDS encoding transcription factor S: MKFCPNDKSLLIPVRKGDKTVLRCPKCGYEEDASNAQGRYQSKTVVENRNTVIVLADNVANLPKVKTRGCPKCGHDEAYFWVQQTRAADEPPTRFYKCTKCGHTWREYE; encoded by the coding sequence ATGAAGTTCTGCCCCAACGACAAGAGTCTGCTAATCCCCGTGAGGAAGGGGGACAAGACTGTGCTGAGGTGTCCTAAGTGCGGCTACGAGGAGGACGCGTCTAACGCCCAGGGGCGCTACCAGAGCAAGACAGTTGTGGAGAATAGGAACACCGTCATCGTCTTGGCGGATAATGTGGCCAACCTGCCTAAGGTTAAGACTAGGGGGTGTCCCAAGTGCGGCCACGACGAGGCGTATTTCTGGGTTCAGCAGACGAGGGCGGCTGACGAGCCGCCCACCCGCTTCTACAAATGCACCAAGTGCGGCCACACCTGGCGTGAGTACGAGTAA
- the pcn gene encoding proliferating cell nuclear antigen (pcna), translated as MSKPVLTYMDAKEFAYIIDSISVLVEEASFVVRGDGLYLRALDASRTAMVDLIMPKEAFEEFPEVEELKFGLNLKDLKKLLRRVKKGDKISMEFEEGRLKIKLVGKSVRSITLPSIEVVGEELPTPKVVYTAMVKTASDILASAIKDADAVADEVKFDATEEAFVISATSDKGEVEVRLDKNSELVYEFDVKEPASARFSLEYLGDIVSRSSKISDIVTVELATAKPVHLTFDIPAGGRIAYFVAPRVE; from the coding sequence ATGTCTAAGCCGGTTCTGACCTACATGGACGCCAAGGAGTTCGCCTACATAATCGACTCCATATCGGTGTTAGTGGAGGAGGCCAGCTTCGTGGTTAGGGGCGACGGCCTCTACCTCAGGGCTCTCGACGCCTCGAGGACCGCCATGGTGGATTTAATCATGCCGAAGGAGGCTTTCGAAGAGTTTCCAGAGGTGGAGGAGCTCAAGTTCGGCCTCAATCTAAAAGATCTCAAGAAGTTGCTTAGGAGGGTGAAGAAGGGGGACAAGATATCTATGGAGTTTGAAGAGGGGAGGCTGAAGATTAAGCTGGTTGGGAAGTCTGTTCGCTCCATCACGTTGCCTTCTATTGAGGTGGTGGGGGAGGAGTTGCCCACGCCTAAGGTGGTGTACACCGCCATGGTTAAGACCGCCAGCGACATCTTGGCTTCGGCTATTAAAGACGCCGACGCCGTGGCGGACGAGGTTAAGTTCGACGCCACCGAGGAGGCGTTTGTGATAAGCGCAACCAGCGACAAGGGGGAGGTGGAGGTGAGGCTAGACAAGAACAGCGAGTTGGTGTACGAATTCGACGTCAAGGAGCCGGCATCCGCCAGGTTCTCCCTGGAGTACCTAGGGGACATTGTGAGCAGGTCTTCGAAAATCAGCGACATCGTCACCGTGGAGCTCGCCACCGCCAAGCCGGTGCACCTCACCTTCGACATACCGGCTGGGGGGAGGATAGCCTACTTCGTCGCGCCGAGGGTGGAGTGA
- the priS gene encoding DNA primase catalytic subunit PriS encodes MIIEVFFRNFYRNYARFEIDAVERREFAFQPFGGGMVRHKSFKSLEDLRRFAVEKTPRHIYHSVAYYERPGEEDMEGKGWLGADLVFDIDGDHLDTEACRGATLVTLQCLEDAREEANKLVDVLREELDLKPARIVFSGNRGFHIHVSGEEVLGLGVRERRELVNFLKAGGFDPSRFVARLGRRRVVLYEEVPVGSLLRIRQGVEDPRALRVEIDEVVTQDVHRLIRAPGSINGKTGLAAIPLALRDLERGVEDIVERAVAFRKGHLRFRFEKEFRGAVLFEKVEAGAGDFKVLPAYVAIYLELQGFGKIHD; translated from the coding sequence GTGATTATCGAGGTATTTTTCCGCAACTTCTACAGAAACTACGCCAGGTTTGAAATCGACGCTGTGGAGAGGAGGGAATTCGCCTTTCAGCCGTTCGGCGGGGGCATGGTGAGGCACAAGTCCTTCAAGTCGCTGGAGGACTTGAGGAGGTTCGCGGTGGAGAAGACGCCGAGGCATATATACCACTCCGTGGCGTACTACGAGAGGCCGGGCGAGGAGGATATGGAGGGGAAGGGCTGGCTGGGGGCGGACCTTGTCTTCGACATAGATGGGGACCACCTAGACACAGAGGCGTGCAGAGGAGCCACCCTGGTGACTCTCCAGTGCCTAGAGGACGCCAGGGAGGAGGCGAATAAGCTGGTAGACGTGCTGAGGGAGGAGCTGGACCTGAAGCCCGCTAGGATAGTGTTTTCGGGGAACAGGGGCTTCCACATCCATGTCTCGGGCGAGGAGGTGCTTGGGCTTGGGGTTAGGGAGAGGAGGGAGTTGGTGAACTTCCTAAAGGCGGGGGGGTTCGACCCCTCGAGGTTTGTGGCTAGGCTCGGCAGGAGGAGGGTTGTCCTCTACGAGGAGGTGCCCGTGGGGAGCCTATTGAGGATCCGGCAGGGGGTTGAGGACCCCAGGGCGCTTAGGGTTGAGATAGACGAGGTGGTGACGCAGGACGTCCACCGCCTCATCAGGGCGCCGGGGTCTATCAACGGGAAGACGGGCCTCGCCGCCATCCCCCTCGCGTTGAGGGATCTAGAGAGGGGGGTGGAGGACATAGTCGAGAGGGCCGTGGCTTTTCGCAAGGGCCACCTGAGGTTTAGGTTTGAGAAGGAGTTCCGCGGCGCCGTGTTGTTTGAAAAGGTGGAGGCGGGTGCCGGGGATTTCAAGGTGTTGCCGGCCTACGTGGCGATATATTTAGAACTCCAGGGATTTGGAAAGATACATGATTGA
- a CDS encoding DNA replication initiation complex subunit, which produces MIEKIRLWLSAELNSRILSDPPFSSYAEAAEQFLRELQNAPLPQGVLDQVKEQVSAALLTIMELRLRKIVWELGQGRVPSRVTAEEDRLIRPLVKIRQAGPQRKRAQEYVVVQFLVDHPTIVTEDFVQVGPFTRGDLAKLPLRDAKDLEERGVARRFLGA; this is translated from the coding sequence ATGATTGAGAAAATCAGGCTGTGGCTCTCTGCGGAGCTTAACTCGCGCATACTTTCCGACCCGCCGTTCAGCTCATATGCAGAGGCCGCCGAGCAGTTTCTAAGAGAGCTGCAAAACGCCCCCCTCCCCCAGGGCGTGCTGGACCAGGTAAAGGAGCAGGTGTCGGCCGCCCTGCTCACAATTATGGAGCTGAGGCTGAGGAAGATCGTCTGGGAGCTGGGGCAGGGGAGGGTGCCGAGCAGAGTCACGGCAGAGGAGGACAGGCTCATCAGGCCGCTTGTGAAAATTAGACAAGCCGGCCCCCAGAGGAAGAGGGCGCAGGAGTACGTTGTGGTGCAGTTTCTAGTGGACCACCCCACCATAGTGACGGAGGACTTCGTCCAGGTGGGGCCGTTTACGCGTGGGGACCTGGCCAAGCTACCCCTCAGAGACGCCAAGGACCTCGAAGAGCGTGGGGTGGCTAGGCGTTTTCTAGGCGCGTAA
- a CDS encoding 50S ribosomal protein L44e has product MKFPKSVNMYCPRCNAYTKHSVSNYHAGQRRSSAEGQRRYERKLKGYGSTPKPKQKRFAKVNKKVTLVFTCSKCGYKLVKTLGRMKKVELV; this is encoded by the coding sequence ATGAAGTTTCCCAAGAGCGTCAATATGTACTGCCCCCGTTGCAACGCCTACACTAAGCACAGCGTTTCCAACTACCACGCCGGCCAGAGGCGCAGTTCGGCTGAGGGCCAGAGGAGGTATGAGAGGAAGCTAAAGGGCTACGGCTCGACGCCGAAGCCGAAGCAGAAGCGCTTCGCCAAGGTAAATAAGAAGGTGACGCTTGTCTTTACATGTAGCAAATGCGGCTACAAGCTGGTCAAGACCCTGGGCAGGATGAAGAAGGTGGAGCTGGTGTAG
- a CDS encoding 30S ribosomal protein S27e yields the protein MPVRFGKVLIPQPKSKFIKIRCPDCGNEQITYSHAAMVVRCLVCGRVLAQPTGGKARFAGHIVKILE from the coding sequence ATGCCCGTCAGATTCGGCAAAGTCCTAATACCGCAACCCAAGTCCAAATTCATCAAGATTAGGTGCCCCGACTGCGGCAACGAGCAGATTACCTACAGCCACGCCGCCATGGTGGTGCGTTGCCTAGTCTGCGGAAGGGTGCTCGCGCAGCCCACGGGCGGTAAGGCGAGATTCGCCGGCCACATAGTCAAGATTCTAGAGTAG
- a CDS encoding translation initiation factor IF-2 subunit alpha has protein sequence MRLVKKEFPDVGEVVIGTVKKIAEHGAYVYLDEYELEAFAPTQEIIQSWFHSIRDYVKEGNKTVFKVISVNPKMRVVEVSLKRVRVDEKEKKLLLYRHRVRTLKLLEIAMKKLGKTQEEALKTMWYLEEQFGDPFKVFEEVVKTGPQVLDDLELDPKLKEAIVELARQQIEIPPTKISGIIKAVSVEGDGAERIKAALAELAKAIQEKYPQISAKIYVVGPPRYRIDIVGQQPKQVEAAFTDITNLLQTLQKKYKVITTVQRIEQ, from the coding sequence ATGCGCCTCGTCAAGAAGGAGTTTCCAGACGTAGGCGAGGTGGTGATAGGCACGGTGAAGAAAATTGCAGAACACGGCGCCTATGTATACCTCGACGAGTACGAGCTAGAAGCCTTCGCCCCCACCCAGGAGATTATCCAGTCCTGGTTCCACTCCATTAGGGACTACGTCAAGGAGGGCAACAAGACTGTGTTTAAGGTGATCAGCGTCAACCCCAAGATGAGGGTAGTCGAGGTGTCGCTGAAGCGCGTCCGCGTCGACGAGAAGGAGAAGAAGCTCCTCCTATACCGCCACCGGGTCAGGACGCTGAAGCTTCTGGAAATCGCCATGAAGAAGCTGGGCAAGACTCAGGAGGAGGCTCTTAAGACGATGTGGTACCTCGAGGAGCAGTTCGGCGACCCCTTCAAGGTGTTTGAGGAGGTCGTCAAGACGGGGCCCCAGGTGCTGGACGACTTGGAGCTCGACCCCAAGCTTAAGGAGGCCATTGTCGAGCTGGCGAGGCAGCAGATAGAGATACCCCCCACGAAGATTTCTGGAATAATAAAAGCGGTGAGCGTCGAGGGAGACGGCGCCGAGAGGATAAAAGCCGCACTCGCCGAGCTAGCCAAGGCCATACAGGAGAAGTACCCGCAAATCTCGGCAAAGATATACGTAGTGGGGCCGCCCCGCTACAGAATCGACATCGTAGGACAGCAGCCGAAGCAGGTGGAGGCGGCGTTTACAGACATCACAAATCTCCTACAGACACTCCAGAAGAAGTACAAGGTGATAACCACCGTACAGCGCATCGAGCAATGA
- a CDS encoding RNA-protein complex protein Nop10, whose product MRSLLRRCANCGAYTLSKERCPRCGGPVRVPHPPKYSPEDKYQKYRILQKLATGQLPVREDTKEKILKDLTT is encoded by the coding sequence ATGAGGTCGTTGCTGAGGCGCTGCGCCAACTGCGGCGCCTACACCCTCTCCAAGGAGAGGTGCCCCCGGTGCGGAGGGCCCGTGAGGGTCCCCCACCCCCCTAAATACTCGCCAGAGGACAAGTACCAAAAATATAGAATACTCCAGAAGCTGGCGACAGGTCAGCTCCCAGTGAGGGAGGACACCAAGGAAAAGATTTTGAAAGACCTCACGACGTGA
- a CDS encoding STT3 domain-containing protein: protein MDRREKILLVVPALLAAFAMALYVRMYRVFLWGWWLDEFDPYVRYYLARYTLEHGVGWWWGGAHFTQFWYPYGIDWGKVLLPGTSFYGLFVYSILRPFGVDLWHAVIAAPAIMNALAVFSAFYLGYRVGSELGVPNGGVRVGLVTALLVAFMPAYIERGFAAWFDDEPISLFLIPLGLAFLIDGLKRPWMGALAGVALGYIAWTWGAHFYIWNLAGLYALVLPTYYFLKLALTRREEAPRGRKRQQPQPQAPALPFSTRNLLLSYLLFYVVYAFFVAAIPRYGVASLTGAFNILPTFGLLAAAAVWALDTRLGISRATELLRRYIWLILAIALAGIGVFVVAIAAGLISGKFIATLLPFGRSAIVASVAEHSTTQFYQILLRYGPILPFIIVSVPFLFTPGGLLALTYLVTGGYAAATMVRLLVLLAPAAAVSAALGVVRLFDSRRLGPLMLLGAVVSMVMMLVSGASVAAQPTQIVTSAVGYPSDDFLDTLMWLKTRLPPYEPVASWWDYGYWISVVGNKTSLADNSTINATQIGKIGLGMMAPPQIGANIFSRGFGTKYILAIMPFTIYPINLQIGQAPVLIHEYPPGGDFLKSYWMTRIALENVRKEAEAVLGVPAGVSAEDFIYTRVMSYPGPPPGSYAYFTIGGSYYPVPLNLNRTLYAMLFSKERLFPIYGNVSQYLPWIFEGVERGDVFTSFRALKVTGGNVYLPVDVQQRLQGLATYVIQGWTQKGVEVVVDPLTGRTEDIPFVTALTAPLRLVYVSKPYGWVVVYQVTS, encoded by the coding sequence ATGGATCGGAGGGAGAAGATACTGCTGGTTGTACCGGCTCTGCTTGCGGCGTTTGCGATGGCTCTCTACGTGAGGATGTACAGGGTGTTTCTCTGGGGGTGGTGGCTGGACGAGTTTGACCCGTATGTGCGCTACTACCTGGCCAGGTACACTCTTGAACACGGGGTGGGGTGGTGGTGGGGCGGGGCCCACTTTACCCAGTTCTGGTACCCCTACGGCATCGACTGGGGGAAGGTTCTCCTCCCCGGCACCTCCTTCTACGGCCTCTTCGTCTACTCAATCCTGAGGCCCTTCGGCGTCGATTTGTGGCACGCGGTGATCGCCGCCCCCGCCATCATGAACGCGCTGGCTGTCTTCTCCGCCTTCTACCTCGGGTATAGGGTGGGGAGCGAGCTGGGCGTCCCCAACGGCGGCGTCAGAGTGGGGCTGGTGACGGCTCTCCTAGTGGCCTTCATGCCGGCCTACATCGAGAGGGGGTTCGCCGCCTGGTTCGACGACGAGCCCATAAGCCTCTTCCTCATACCCCTAGGCCTCGCCTTCCTAATCGACGGCTTGAAAAGGCCGTGGATGGGCGCCCTGGCCGGAGTTGCGCTGGGGTACATCGCGTGGACCTGGGGAGCCCACTTCTACATCTGGAACCTGGCGGGTCTTTACGCCCTGGTTCTGCCGACCTACTACTTCCTCAAACTAGCATTAACGAGGAGAGAGGAGGCGCCTAGGGGGCGAAAGAGGCAACAACCTCAGCCCCAGGCGCCGGCTTTGCCCTTCAGCACGAGAAACCTACTCCTGTCCTATCTACTGTTCTACGTCGTCTACGCATTTTTCGTAGCCGCGATCCCCCGCTACGGCGTAGCCAGTCTAACCGGCGCATTCAACATACTGCCCACCTTCGGCCTACTCGCCGCGGCGGCTGTCTGGGCCCTAGATACAAGACTCGGCATATCCCGCGCCACGGAGCTCCTTAGGAGGTATATCTGGCTAATACTCGCAATCGCCCTCGCAGGTATCGGCGTCTTCGTAGTAGCAATAGCCGCGGGGCTAATCAGCGGCAAGTTCATAGCCACCCTCCTGCCCTTCGGAAGATCGGCAATTGTGGCCAGCGTCGCGGAGCACAGCACAACCCAGTTCTACCAAATACTTTTGAGATACGGCCCAATACTGCCCTTCATTATAGTGTCAGTACCCTTCCTCTTCACCCCCGGTGGTCTTCTGGCGTTAACTTACTTAGTGACGGGCGGCTACGCCGCCGCCACGATGGTGCGTCTGCTAGTCCTGCTGGCGCCGGCGGCGGCCGTCTCAGCGGCGCTTGGCGTTGTGAGGCTGTTTGATAGCAGGAGGCTGGGGCCACTGATGCTCCTCGGCGCCGTCGTGTCTATGGTGATGATGTTGGTGTCGGGCGCCAGCGTAGCGGCGCAACCCACCCAGATCGTGACCTCTGCGGTGGGCTACCCCAGCGACGACTTCCTAGACACGTTGATGTGGCTAAAGACGAGGTTGCCGCCCTACGAGCCTGTGGCCTCGTGGTGGGACTACGGCTACTGGATATCTGTAGTGGGGAACAAGACTAGCCTCGCGGACAACTCCACTATAAACGCCACGCAGATTGGGAAGATAGGCCTCGGAATGATGGCGCCTCCGCAGATAGGCGCCAATATATTCAGCAGGGGGTTCGGCACCAAATACATCCTCGCAATTATGCCGTTCACCATCTACCCAATAAATCTGCAGATAGGCCAAGCGCCTGTGTTAATCCACGAGTACCCACCCGGTGGGGACTTTCTGAAGTCGTACTGGATGACGCGCATCGCGCTTGAAAATGTTAGGAAAGAGGCAGAGGCGGTTCTCGGCGTTCCCGCGGGCGTTAGCGCCGAGGATTTCATATATACTAGAGTCATGTCGTACCCAGGCCCGCCGCCTGGCTCATACGCCTACTTCACAATAGGGGGTAGCTACTACCCGGTGCCTCTAAATCTAAACCGGACGCTCTACGCGATGCTCTTCTCTAAGGAGAGGCTATTCCCCATCTACGGCAACGTCAGCCAGTACCTGCCTTGGATTTTCGAGGGAGTGGAGCGCGGCGACGTATTCACCTCTTTCAGAGCTTTGAAAGTAACCGGCGGGAATGTGTATCTGCCAGTGGACGTCCAGCAGAGGCTCCAGGGCTTGGCTACCTACGTCATACAAGGCTGGACTCAGAAAGGTGTGGAGGTTGTGGTGGATCCACTCACCGGGAGGACCGAAGACATCCCCTTCGTGACGGCGCTCACGGCGCCGCTGAGGCTTGTGTACGTATCTAAGCCCTATGGCTGGGTTGTCGTGTATCAAGTCACGTCGTGA